A region from the Rheinheimera mangrovi genome encodes:
- a CDS encoding HigA family addiction module antitoxin, which translates to MSMHNPAHPGEILKELIIEPLALTVTDVSAHLNISRKTLSKVLNAKGAITPEMALRLELAFSKPSAEHWLRLQNAYDLWLVREQQSELQVLPYQLKFA; encoded by the coding sequence ATGAGTATGCATAACCCGGCTCACCCTGGTGAGATTCTAAAAGAGCTGATTATTGAGCCTTTGGCTTTAACCGTGACTGATGTTTCAGCGCATTTGAATATCAGCCGTAAAACCTTGTCCAAAGTACTGAATGCCAAAGGTGCTATTACACCGGAAATGGCACTGCGTCTGGAACTGGCATTTAGTAAACCTTCGGCTGAGCATTGGCTCCGGTTACAAAACGCCTACGATCTGTGGCTGGTGCGTGAGCAACAATCGGAGTTACAGGTGTTGCCTTATCAGTTGAAATTTGCCTGA
- a CDS encoding type II toxin-antitoxin system RelE/ParE family toxin — translation MIKNFKHKGLERFYKTGSTAGIQAKHQNRLRLILSNLDQAQAIDDMDLPGLRLHELSGDRKSIWSVTVNGNWRVTFRFIGRDAEIVNYEDYH, via the coding sequence ATGATTAAGAACTTTAAACATAAAGGTCTTGAGCGCTTCTATAAAACAGGCAGTACGGCTGGCATACAGGCCAAGCATCAGAATCGCCTGAGACTTATCCTGTCAAACCTTGATCAGGCACAAGCCATAGATGATATGGATCTGCCTGGCCTTCGGCTGCATGAACTTTCGGGTGACCGAAAAAGTATTTGGTCTGTTACTGTGAATGGAAATTGGCGTGTCACATTCAGATTTATTGGCCGGGATGCTGAAATTGTTAACTACGAGGATTATCACTAA
- a CDS encoding DUF1993 family protein: protein MLPNELFIHPLRQFSLLLQKIQQHDVDLLDAALTAEQFPLWQQAQTAIGFSLRACCALCEKEVPNFTKPMPVWLDLQQQIQLSLDYLTLLTAQDFAGWQQKPIATTAGFAELELTGEQFVYLYALPNFYFHYSMVYAIARAQQVPLSKADFDGWHQYPVGFSFLR from the coding sequence ATGTTACCCAACGAGCTTTTTATTCATCCTTTACGTCAGTTTTCCTTGTTGTTGCAGAAAATTCAGCAGCATGACGTCGATTTGCTGGATGCAGCTTTAACGGCTGAGCAGTTTCCGTTGTGGCAACAAGCGCAGACTGCTATTGGTTTTTCATTGCGTGCTTGTTGTGCTTTATGTGAAAAAGAAGTGCCAAATTTTACTAAACCTATGCCTGTGTGGCTGGATCTACAGCAACAAATTCAGCTGAGTCTGGATTATTTAACGCTGCTGACTGCGCAAGACTTTGCTGGTTGGCAGCAAAAACCTATAGCAACTACAGCGGGTTTTGCTGAGCTGGAACTGACGGGAGAGCAGTTTGTCTATTTGTATGCATTACCGAATTTTTACTTTCATTACAGTATGGTATACGCGATAGCCCGTGCTCAGCAGGTGCCTTTAAGTAAAGCTGATTTTGATGGCTGGCATCAGTATCCGGTTGGTTTTTCTTTTCTGCGTTAG